One Natator depressus isolate rNatDep1 chromosome 6, rNatDep2.hap1, whole genome shotgun sequence DNA window includes the following coding sequences:
- the NAA30 gene encoding N-alpha-acetyltransferase 30 isoform X2 — MAEVPPGPSSLLAPPGDALSPFPGGGGAAACPGALDEEEEEEGGQAPQPRGGGKGGPPQQHRLLHHHHHPPHHNHQLNGLLSPELRHLRASLKSKILSSEGAEGPENKRAGKTVGSGQPPAAAPCSPPVPNHLPEPQARTAPPAATGDRSQPAAATAARNGLAGGPGLEEGDEGEEEEESLLLLSTSLAAACSLKGSGTDSPPEEDLTIRYVRYESELQMPDIMRLITKDLSEPYSIYTYRYFIHNWPQLCFLAMVGEECVGAIVCKLDMHKKMFRRGYIAMLAVDSKYRRKGIGTNLVKKAIYAMVEGDCDEKSFRS; from the exons ATGGCCGAGGTACCGCCCGGGCCGAGCAGCCTCCTCGCCCCGCCGGGGGAcgccctctcccccttccccggaggagggggggccgccgcctgccccggggccctggacgaggaggaggaagaggagggcggCCAGGCGCCGCAGCCGCGAGGCGGCGGCAAGGGGGGGCCGCCGCAGCAGCACcgcctcctccaccaccaccaccacccgccgcACCACAACCACCAGCTCAACGGCCTCCTCAGCCCCGAGCTGCGGCACCTCCGAGCCTCCCTCAAGAGCAAGATCCTGAGCTCGGAGGGAGCCGAGGGGCCGGAGAACAAGCGAGCCGGCAAAACAGTGGGCTCCGGACAGCCGCCGGCCGCAGCCCCGTGCTCGCCCCCCGTCCCCAACCACCTCCCGGAGCCCCAGGCCAGGACTGCGCCCCCGGCAGCCACAGGGGACAGGAGCCAGCCGGCGGCCGCCACTGCAGCCCGCAATGGACTGGCTGGGGGGCCTGGCCTGGAGGAGGGGgatgaaggggaggaggaggaggagtctctgctgctgctctccacaTCCTTAGCAGCAGCCTGCAGTTTGAAAGGCTCGGGGACGGACTCTCCTCCCGAGGAGGACCTAACGATACGATACGTCCGGTATGAGTCCGAGCTGCAGATGCCCGATATCATGAGACTGATCACCAAAGATCTGTCTGAACCCTACTCCATTTACACGTATAGGTATTTTATCCACAACTGGCCACAGCTTTGCTTTTTG GCCATGGTAGGTGAGGAGTGTGTAGGTGCCATCGTCTGCAAGTTGGATATGCACAAAAAGATGTTCCGCAGAGGTTATATAGCCATGTTAGCAGTGGATTCCAAATACAGAAGAAAAGGCATTG GTACAAATTTGGTTAAGAAAGCTATTTATGCCATGGTTGAAGGAGATTGTGATGAG